A window of Mucilaginibacter paludis DSM 18603 contains these coding sequences:
- a CDS encoding NADP-dependent oxidoreductase, with protein MKAIKIHEFGDTEVMKLEEVEHPVPQADEILIKMYASGVNPADYVVRQGGNEILKPFLKLPLGLGLDGAGEIEAMGSDVKGFKKGDKVYGIPNFLGGTYAEFIAAKATQFAIMPNNVSFNEAGSIPSCALMAWNGMDLGKVGAGQRVLINGAGGGIGNLAVQFAKAKGAYVIGTASQRNFGFLKQLGADEVIDYKDENFASLLRDIDVVFDASPVFNEDARIIMAVALKDGGRFVSVQLPYPFSEEFLNILAKKHGEAKMIRRELDVALSLTDIAKLIEEGKVSIIVSKVYPMEKVAESHTELETKHVRGKIVLEIRKEN; from the coding sequence ATGAAAGCAATAAAAATTCATGAATTTGGCGATACGGAAGTGATGAAATTGGAAGAGGTAGAACACCCTGTGCCTCAGGCCGATGAAATATTGATAAAAATGTACGCCAGCGGGGTTAATCCGGCAGATTATGTTGTCCGGCAGGGTGGCAACGAGATTTTGAAACCGTTCCTGAAACTGCCACTGGGGCTTGGCCTGGATGGAGCTGGCGAAATAGAAGCAATGGGAAGCGATGTAAAAGGCTTTAAGAAAGGCGATAAGGTTTACGGTATTCCTAATTTTTTGGGTGGTACCTATGCAGAGTTTATTGCTGCCAAAGCCACCCAGTTTGCTATAATGCCAAACAACGTAAGCTTTAATGAAGCCGGTTCTATTCCATCCTGCGCATTAATGGCCTGGAACGGAATGGATCTTGGTAAAGTGGGCGCGGGTCAAAGAGTGTTGATCAATGGAGCCGGCGGCGGAATAGGCAACCTTGCAGTGCAATTTGCTAAAGCAAAAGGGGCATATGTGATTGGTACAGCCTCCCAACGCAATTTTGGTTTTTTAAAACAACTGGGCGCAGATGAAGTGATTGATTATAAGGACGAAAACTTTGCAAGCTTGCTGCGCGATATTGACGTTGTTTTTGACGCCTCGCCAGTATTTAATGAAGATGCTAGAATAATTATGGCAGTTGCATTAAAAGATGGCGGCAGGTTTGTTTCTGTTCAGCTCCCGTATCCTTTCAGCGAAGAGTTTCTTAATATACTTGCAAAAAAACACGGTGAAGCAAAAATGATTAGGCGGGAACTTGATGTTGCACTGTCACTTACCGATATTGCAAAACTAATTGAAGAAGGCAAGGTAAGCATTATTGTTAGCAAAGTTTACCCAATGGAAAAAGTAGCTGAGTCACATACCGAATTGGAAACAAAACACGTCCGGGGTAAGATTGTATTGGAAATTAGAAAAGAGAATTAA
- a CDS encoding SusC/RagA family TonB-linked outer membrane protein has protein sequence MKKLLLVSLCFLLYSMQIFAQNRTVTGTVTAKEDGGPIPGVAVRLKGTTVGTVTGSDGKYSISVPQSGKKILVFTFIGYAPLEKPVNGDIINAVLTISSSELAEVVVTANNIKREKRTLGYSAPTVSNRELTEGGNPSVLSSLTGRVAGVNITSTSNTPGSSTRIVLRGGSSITGNNQALMVVDGIPIDNSSIISSSSSSSSGVPSSLAAVDFGNRGNDINPDDVESVTVLKGPAAAALYGSRASNGAIMITTKSGANRAQKTEITLSSSNTFSSILKLPDWQNEYGQGAQDGPLATKPNYYTGIDDASDNFSWGAPFTGKVEPWGQKIDNATQTKPYSALPNNVKNFFKTGFSSNNNLGISSGNDKSSFYLALSSLNSNSIYPGDKDTYDKYGVRFNGKTILANNFTASVNFDYNKIQSNQPAGGQGANSIWINLMQTPRDIPINEMGDLSNKYNGYNPLTNKFGFYGAFALNPYWVIQNYTNLDDVNRVTGSFNLAYKPLSWLNIVERVGADSYSDRRKLINPKYAFTPADESGSGLWDQNVASSNGSYEIDQFNVNEVIHDLMVTATHNFTKDFVGSLLLGNNIRARSTTSNQTSTNTSGGLIVPGWYDLQNSNGPVNIIYDNISIRRLVGFYADLSLSYKNYLFLDGTIRNDRSSTLPLSNYSYWYPSINGSFVFSELFKNSGIAEILNYGKLRSSYAQVGSDTSPYQLTTTYSSATVNGSFGNTKFPFGNVPGLQIGSMQGNNQLSPEQTSAFEIGTELSFFQSRFSVDFSYYTNDSKKQILSAPVPNSTGYGSQVVNAGEIKNKGIELALSGTPIKTGYGLTWNLYGTFSKNNSEVVSLPAGVSQVIIGGYSGMSIVAAKGQPYGEFYGITKQTDAQGRTIVSKTTGLPLLTTAPQYLGSYNPKFQASFGTDVRYKGFDIGVLFDVKHGGVFYSKTKEITDFVGTSAESGGTRFGEPFPNSVYLDAAGNSVVNTTIPYSKYAYYTPENNPGINIVDASYIKMRSATISYTLTKKQLRTLPFGALTVGLFGNNLFLWTPKANQFVDPEVNSSGAGNEQGFDFAANPSVRNYGINVKVSF, from the coding sequence ATGAAAAAACTTCTACTCGTAAGTTTGTGCTTTCTGCTGTACTCCATGCAGATTTTCGCACAGAATCGTACCGTAACAGGTACTGTGACCGCCAAGGAAGACGGGGGACCGATTCCAGGCGTTGCTGTTAGATTAAAAGGTACAACCGTAGGTACCGTTACCGGTTCAGACGGTAAGTATTCTATCAGCGTGCCACAGTCAGGCAAAAAAATCTTAGTCTTTACTTTTATTGGCTATGCCCCACTTGAAAAACCCGTTAACGGTGATATCATTAATGCCGTCCTGACAATTTCGAGCAGCGAGTTAGCTGAGGTTGTTGTAACAGCTAACAACATTAAAAGAGAAAAAAGAACCTTAGGATATTCGGCACCAACGGTAAGCAACAGGGAGTTAACCGAAGGGGGCAATCCAAGCGTGCTTTCATCACTAACAGGCCGGGTTGCAGGTGTTAATATTACTTCAACATCTAATACACCTGGTAGCTCAACACGTATTGTGCTTCGTGGTGGCTCATCAATAACCGGTAATAATCAGGCGTTAATGGTTGTTGATGGAATACCTATTGATAATTCAAGTATTATATCTTCAAGTAGTTCTTCTTCAAGCGGCGTTCCAAGCAGTTTAGCAGCTGTTGATTTCGGAAACAGGGGCAATGACATTAACCCAGATGACGTGGAATCCGTTACAGTTTTGAAAGGACCTGCCGCCGCAGCCCTTTACGGTTCAAGAGCATCCAATGGCGCTATCATGATCACAACCAAATCAGGTGCAAACCGGGCTCAAAAAACAGAGATAACACTTAGCTCCAGCAATACCTTCTCATCTATTTTGAAATTGCCAGATTGGCAAAATGAATATGGTCAGGGAGCTCAGGATGGCCCACTTGCTACCAAACCTAATTACTATACAGGTATAGACGATGCCAGCGATAACTTTAGCTGGGGGGCTCCCTTTACCGGAAAGGTAGAGCCATGGGGGCAAAAAATTGACAATGCTACTCAAACTAAACCGTACTCGGCTTTACCAAACAACGTCAAAAACTTTTTTAAAACTGGCTTTTCCTCTAACAATAACCTAGGCATTTCATCTGGTAATGATAAAAGTAGCTTTTATTTAGCCTTAAGCTCTTTAAACTCTAATAGCATATATCCGGGTGATAAAGACACTTATGATAAATATGGGGTAAGGTTTAATGGGAAGACGATACTTGCTAACAATTTTACCGCAAGTGTCAACTTCGACTATAATAAAATACAGTCAAATCAGCCCGCCGGCGGACAGGGTGCAAACTCTATCTGGATAAACTTAATGCAGACACCAAGGGATATTCCTATTAATGAGATGGGTGACCTTAGCAATAAGTATAATGGTTATAATCCACTTACCAATAAATTTGGTTTTTATGGTGCTTTTGCTTTGAACCCTTATTGGGTTATTCAAAACTATACTAATCTTGATGATGTTAACCGCGTTACCGGTTCTTTTAATCTGGCTTATAAGCCGCTTAGCTGGTTAAACATCGTAGAACGTGTAGGTGCGGATTCGTACTCGGACCGCAGAAAGCTTATTAACCCTAAATACGCATTCACTCCTGCTGACGAATCCGGCAGCGGACTTTGGGATCAGAATGTTGCCTCCTCCAATGGGTCTTACGAAATAGATCAATTTAATGTGAACGAAGTAATACATGATTTAATGGTTACCGCAACCCATAACTTTACTAAGGATTTTGTCGGGTCATTGCTGTTAGGTAACAATATTCGTGCACGTTCTACAACTTCAAATCAAACAAGTACAAACACCAGCGGTGGTTTGATAGTACCTGGCTGGTATGATCTTCAAAATAGTAATGGACCGGTAAATATAATATACGACAATATTTCGATAAGAAGGTTAGTAGGTTTTTATGCTGATTTAAGTCTTTCTTATAAGAATTACCTGTTTTTGGATGGTACCATAAGAAACGACAGATCTTCAACACTACCTTTAAGTAACTACTCGTATTGGTATCCAAGTATAAACGGTTCATTTGTATTTAGCGAATTATTTAAAAACTCCGGTATTGCTGAGATTTTAAATTACGGTAAACTCCGGTCAAGCTATGCACAGGTAGGTAGCGATACCAGCCCTTATCAATTAACAACCACTTATAGCAGTGCAACAGTTAATGGAAGTTTTGGCAATACTAAATTTCCATTCGGAAACGTTCCTGGCTTACAGATTGGATCAATGCAAGGCAATAATCAACTTTCACCGGAGCAAACGAGCGCGTTCGAAATTGGTACCGAGTTATCATTTTTCCAAAGCAGGTTTTCAGTCGACTTCAGTTATTATACTAATGACTCAAAAAAACAGATATTATCGGCCCCTGTTCCTAATTCAACGGGATATGGTTCTCAGGTTGTCAACGCAGGGGAAATTAAGAACAAAGGTATAGAGTTAGCCCTTAGCGGAACACCAATTAAAACCGGCTATGGCTTAACTTGGAATTTGTATGGTACATTTAGCAAAAACAACAGCGAGGTGGTTAGTTTACCGGCAGGTGTTTCACAAGTAATAATAGGCGGATACAGTGGTATGTCAATAGTTGCGGCTAAGGGACAACCCTATGGCGAATTTTATGGTATAACAAAGCAGACAGATGCACAGGGAAGAACCATCGTAAGCAAAACTACCGGGCTACCCTTGCTCACAACAGCACCACAATACCTGGGTTCATATAACCCGAAATTTCAGGCATCATTTGGTACAGATGTAAGATACAAAGGTTTTGATATAGGTGTATTGTTTGATGTTAAACATGGTGGCGTATTCTATTCAAAAACAAAAGAAATTACAGATTTCGTAGGAACTTCTGCTGAAAGCGGTGGAACCCGCTTTGGTGAGCCGTTCCCCAATTCGGTTTACCTTGATGCTGCAGGCAATAGCGTTGTTAATACAACCATCCCCTACTCTAAATATGCTTATTATACTCCAGAAAACAATCCTGGTATAAATATAGTAGATGCATCGTATATAAAAATGCGCAGTGCCACAATATCTTATACTTTGACCAAAAAACAATTGAGGACCTTGCCGTTTGGTGCGTTAACAGTAGGCTTGTTTGGTAATAACCTGTTTTTATGGACGCCAAAAGCAAACCAGTTTGTGGATCCCGAAGTTAACTCAAGTGGAGCTGGAAACGAACAGGGCTTTGATTTTGCAGCAAATCCATCGGTCCGTAACTATGGTATTAACGTGAAAGTTTCATTTTAA
- a CDS encoding helix-turn-helix domain-containing protein encodes MKRIKTISEFHQFRHLPAPEHPLISVTEIDLVKQTVNKESMNWCYDFYAIGMKRVSFSNHINFRYGQQPFDFNEGILSFVAPNQLLSLSVDTKQETTQSGWLLLIHSDFLWNTPLAKSIRKYDFWDYSVHESLFLSVKEEATLIHIFKNIQQEYHANIDRFSKQIIIAQIESLLTYADRFYHRQFITREKTNHQLLEKLETLLDDYFSSNELVIKGVPTVQYITDALNVSPNYLRGLLKVLTGQNTQQLIHDKLIEKAKEKLSVTDFSISEIAYALGFEHPQSFTKLFKSKTNLSPLAYRQSFN; translated from the coding sequence ATGAAGCGGATCAAAACTATTAGTGAGTTTCACCAGTTCCGGCACCTACCTGCGCCGGAACATCCCCTGATCAGTGTGACTGAAATCGATCTGGTGAAGCAAACGGTGAATAAAGAATCCATGAACTGGTGTTACGATTTTTATGCTATAGGTATGAAAAGAGTTTCCTTCTCAAACCACATTAATTTCAGGTACGGGCAGCAGCCGTTTGACTTCAACGAAGGGATTTTATCTTTCGTGGCACCCAATCAGTTACTAAGCCTTTCTGTTGACACAAAACAAGAAACCACACAATCGGGGTGGCTGCTGCTCATTCACTCTGATTTTTTATGGAATACGCCATTAGCTAAATCAATCAGGAAATATGATTTCTGGGACTATTCGGTCCATGAGTCGTTATTTCTTTCAGTAAAAGAAGAAGCCACGCTCATTCATATCTTTAAAAATATACAGCAGGAGTATCATGCGAATATTGACCGCTTCAGTAAACAGATTATCATTGCACAGATAGAAAGCTTACTGACTTATGCAGACCGTTTTTATCACCGCCAGTTTATTACAAGGGAAAAAACCAATCATCAGCTATTGGAAAAACTGGAAACATTATTGGATGATTATTTTAGCAGCAATGAGTTGGTAATAAAAGGTGTGCCTACTGTTCAGTATATTACAGACGCACTAAATGTATCACCAAACTATTTGCGAGGTTTGCTTAAAGTATTAACAGGACAAAATACGCAACAGCTCATACATGATAAACTGATTGAAAAAGCCAAAGAAAAATTATCTGTAACAGATTTTTCTATTTCCGAAATTGCCTATGCATTAGGTTTTGAACATCCGCAATCGTTTACTAAATTATTTAAAAGCAAAACCAATTTATCACCTTTAGCCTATCGACAGTCGTTTAACTGA
- a CDS encoding SusD/RagB family nutrient-binding outer membrane lipoprotein, producing the protein MIRKYKFSLRQTLFIGLVAGVGFSGCKKFLDINQNPNNPEVVDPSLLLPTTQAAISQVVGNSFQVFGSMYAQYWTQNPQSSQYKTIDQYLSKNTDFDNPWLNIYRVALVNSDLILKSNQQLQATKGIAYLMKAYGFQLATDAFGDVPLTQALQGSNINPNPKYEAQKVVYDSIFAYINKALVLLHRQGAASPGAQDMIFQGDTTKWIAFANTLKLRAYLRLSKADPVNAASGIRALYATNPAPTFLTVDASIKYTSTGGNENPFYNEAASPTLGKTQNVVASSTAVNAFNANSDPRLPLLYDLLPPAVNNLVSIPQGSFANYVGKSVSPPSALTGGNAKKPASATAPVKLLSAAESYFLQAEAVSRGWTNSSGDVIALYKAGISASFTATGAGDPTGYIASPAGLPALATNQLQAIITQKYFAMCGFQGFEAWTEWRRTGYPTFLVVSVGAPAPTSPLPERLLYPNSEQTTNANYPGTVSYSTPVWWAK; encoded by the coding sequence ATGATCAGAAAATATAAATTTAGTTTAAGGCAAACCCTGTTTATAGGGCTTGTGGCAGGAGTGGGCTTTTCGGGCTGCAAAAAGTTTTTGGACATAAATCAAAATCCAAATAACCCCGAAGTCGTTGATCCTTCATTGCTTTTACCTACAACTCAGGCCGCAATTAGTCAAGTTGTTGGCAATTCCTTCCAGGTATTCGGCAGTATGTATGCTCAGTATTGGACTCAAAATCCACAATCGTCACAATATAAAACAATTGATCAGTACCTTTCAAAAAACACAGATTTTGACAATCCATGGCTTAATATATACCGCGTTGCGTTAGTAAATTCGGACTTGATATTAAAAAGCAACCAGCAATTGCAAGCTACTAAAGGCATTGCCTACCTGATGAAGGCTTATGGGTTTCAATTAGCAACCGATGCCTTTGGTGACGTGCCTCTCACACAGGCGTTGCAGGGGAGTAATATCAATCCAAATCCTAAATATGAGGCTCAAAAGGTAGTTTATGATAGCATATTTGCCTACATTAATAAAGCGTTGGTCTTGCTCCATAGACAAGGCGCTGCTTCGCCAGGAGCGCAGGATATGATATTTCAGGGAGATACGACCAAGTGGATCGCTTTTGCAAATACCCTTAAACTGAGAGCATACTTACGCTTGTCTAAGGCTGATCCAGTAAACGCTGCAAGTGGCATAAGGGCATTATATGCAACTAATCCTGCTCCAACATTTCTAACTGTAGATGCATCAATTAAATATACATCTACCGGAGGTAATGAAAATCCGTTTTATAACGAAGCGGCAAGTCCTACATTAGGGAAAACTCAAAATGTGGTGGCAAGTTCAACTGCAGTAAATGCTTTTAATGCGAACAGCGACCCTCGCTTGCCTTTGCTTTATGATTTGTTACCTCCAGCCGTCAACAATCTTGTGTCCATACCACAGGGAAGTTTTGCTAACTATGTTGGCAAATCGGTTTCTCCCCCATCTGCATTAACTGGCGGTAATGCCAAGAAGCCGGCCTCTGCTACGGCTCCTGTTAAACTGCTTTCTGCCGCCGAAAGCTATTTTTTGCAAGCCGAGGCCGTTTCCAGAGGTTGGACGAACAGCTCTGGGGACGTAATAGCCTTATATAAAGCTGGTATATCAGCGAGTTTTACCGCTACAGGTGCAGGAGACCCTACAGGGTATATTGCATCGCCAGCCGGATTACCGGCCTTAGCTACCAATCAGCTTCAAGCAATTATCACACAAAAATATTTTGCGATGTGTGGTTTCCAGGGCTTTGAGGCCTGGACAGAATGGAGAAGAACAGGTTACCCTACTTTCTTGGTTGTTTCCGTAGGGGCTCCGGCTCCTACCTCACCGCTGCCGGAACGTTTACTGTATCCTAACTCTGAACAAACTACAAATGCAAACTATCCGGGTACTGTGTCTTATAGTACACCTGTTTGGTGGGCAAAGTAA
- the metG gene encoding methionine--tRNA ligase, giving the protein MEPKTYKRYTITAALPYANGPKHLGHLAGAYIPADLYARYLRLQKRDVVFVCGSDEHGTAIANQAMKEHTTPRAIIDKYHELIKVSFEQIGISFDIYHRTSDPIHHQTAQDFFTNLNDKGIFVEKEEEQYYDEHAGAFLADRYIIGTCPNCGNENAYGDQCEKCGTSLSPEELIHPRSTLSGNKPILKPTKHWYLPLDQYEDWLKEWILKDHAKDWRATVYGQCKSWIDGGLHPRAVTRDLDWGIKVPVPGADGKVLYVWFDAPIGYISATKQWALDNDKDWKLYWQDEESKLVHFIGKDNIVFHCIVFPVMLKAHGDFILPDNVPANEFMNLEGDKMSTSRGWSVEMHEYLEDLPAKVDELRYYLTAIAPETSDSEFTWKDYQARVNNELVAILGNFVNRVMILMHKFYDGRVEAETATIDLTDESLKAQIGQFYDELQANFEGYKFRQAQQTMMEIARLGNRYLTEKEPWKSIKTNPDDAKAALHNCLVLIVHLATCLQPFLPGTAKKILHMLNWPKDVIAFDEEVFFANGHQLNPSSLLFEKIEDDLIARQIQKLVDKKAAIEGPAVVEEVPVIPAKDNISFDQFAAMDVRVGTILTAEKVAKTKKLLKLTIDTGIDQRTVVSGIAEHYEPEGIIGQQVSILVNLEPREIKGIMSQGMILMAENAEGKLNFISPLNWMPNGSVVR; this is encoded by the coding sequence TTGGAACCGAAAACTTATAAACGATATACCATTACCGCCGCTCTGCCTTATGCCAACGGGCCTAAGCATTTGGGGCACTTAGCCGGAGCCTATATACCAGCCGACTTATACGCGCGTTACCTGCGCCTGCAAAAACGTGATGTTGTTTTTGTTTGCGGCAGCGATGAGCATGGCACCGCCATAGCCAACCAGGCCATGAAGGAACACACCACCCCGCGGGCCATTATTGACAAATACCACGAGTTAATTAAGGTTTCGTTTGAGCAGATCGGCATCTCGTTTGATATTTACCATCGCACCAGCGATCCGATACATCACCAAACCGCGCAGGATTTTTTTACCAACCTGAATGATAAAGGCATTTTTGTTGAAAAGGAAGAAGAGCAATATTACGACGAGCATGCCGGCGCATTTTTAGCCGACCGGTACATTATTGGCACCTGCCCTAATTGCGGCAACGAGAACGCCTATGGCGATCAATGCGAAAAGTGCGGTACATCGCTCAGTCCCGAAGAGTTAATTCATCCACGGTCAACTTTAAGCGGCAACAAGCCCATATTAAAGCCAACCAAGCATTGGTATTTGCCTTTAGATCAATATGAAGACTGGTTGAAGGAATGGATACTGAAAGACCATGCCAAAGACTGGCGCGCAACCGTATACGGGCAATGCAAAAGCTGGATAGATGGTGGCCTGCACCCGCGAGCCGTAACCCGAGACCTGGACTGGGGTATTAAAGTGCCCGTGCCAGGTGCCGATGGTAAAGTTTTATACGTTTGGTTCGACGCGCCCATCGGCTATATCTCGGCCACCAAGCAATGGGCCCTCGATAACGACAAGGATTGGAAACTTTACTGGCAGGACGAGGAAAGCAAGCTGGTGCATTTTATAGGCAAGGATAACATTGTTTTCCATTGTATTGTGTTCCCGGTGATGCTGAAGGCCCACGGCGATTTTATTTTGCCGGATAACGTACCCGCCAACGAGTTTATGAACCTGGAGGGCGATAAAATGAGTACCAGCCGTGGCTGGAGTGTAGAGATGCACGAGTACCTGGAAGACCTGCCGGCCAAAGTAGACGAGCTGCGTTATTACCTGACCGCCATTGCGCCCGAAACCAGCGACAGCGAGTTTACCTGGAAAGATTACCAGGCCCGCGTAAATAATGAATTGGTAGCCATACTGGGGAATTTTGTGAACCGGGTGATGATACTGATGCATAAATTTTATGATGGCAGGGTAGAGGCTGAAACGGCGACTATTGATTTGACAGATGAAAGTCTGAAGGCCCAGATAGGCCAGTTTTATGATGAGTTGCAGGCCAACTTTGAGGGCTATAAATTCAGGCAGGCGCAACAAACCATGATGGAAATAGCCCGTTTAGGTAACCGCTACCTCACCGAAAAGGAGCCCTGGAAAAGTATTAAAACCAACCCGGATGATGCTAAGGCTGCTTTGCATAATTGCCTCGTTTTAATAGTCCACCTGGCAACGTGCTTGCAGCCATTTTTACCCGGTACAGCCAAAAAGATATTGCACATGCTGAACTGGCCCAAAGATGTAATTGCCTTTGACGAGGAAGTGTTTTTTGCCAATGGCCATCAGTTAAATCCGTCATCCTTATTATTTGAAAAAATTGAGGACGACCTGATAGCGCGGCAAATTCAAAAACTGGTAGATAAAAAAGCAGCCATCGAAGGCCCGGCAGTAGTAGAGGAGGTGCCCGTGATTCCGGCTAAAGATAACATCAGCTTCGACCAATTCGCGGCGATGGATGTGCGGGTAGGTACCATATTGACAGCCGAAAAGGTAGCCAAAACAAAAAAACTGCTCAAGCTCACCATTGATACCGGCATCGACCAGCGCACCGTAGTATCGGGCATTGCCGAGCATTACGAGCCCGAAGGCATTATTGGCCAGCAGGTAAGCATACTGGTTAACTTAGAGCCAAGAGAGATCAAAGGCATCATGTCGCAAGGGATGATCCTGATGGCCGAGAATGCCGAAGGCAAGCTGAACTTTATTTCACCCCTTAACTGGATGCCCAACGGATCGGTAGTGCGATAA
- a CDS encoding DoxX family protein, producing the protein MAILSNLGKYKNTGLLMMRVGLGILFLYHGYPKLLGGPAKWTEIGHATKYVGIHFLPTFWGLMAACTETFGGFLLVIGLAFRPVCLLLTINLVVAAFMHFGTGGGLTEAAHAIEDAVVFAGLIFVGPGRYSVDGK; encoded by the coding sequence ATGGCTATCTTATCAAATCTCGGAAAATACAAAAACACAGGCCTGCTGATGATGCGGGTAGGTTTAGGGATCCTGTTTTTATATCACGGCTATCCCAAACTGTTAGGCGGACCGGCAAAATGGACCGAAATTGGTCATGCTACCAAATATGTTGGCATTCATTTTCTGCCTACTTTCTGGGGATTGATGGCAGCCTGTACCGAAACCTTCGGCGGATTTTTACTGGTAATTGGTTTAGCTTTCAGGCCAGTATGCTTGCTATTAACAATCAACCTGGTTGTTGCGGCATTTATGCACTTTGGTACCGGCGGTGGCTTAACCGAGGCGGCTCATGCTATTGAGGATGCTGTTGTTTTTGCGGGTTTGATTTTTGTTGGCCCGGGGAGGTATAGCGTGGATGGGAAATGA
- a CDS encoding S66 peptidase family protein, translated as MSISPPYLKKGDKVAITCPAKKLPAPMTDAIALLESWGLEVVIGETVSASYHQFAGDDDLRARDMQRFLDDDSIKAIIAARGGYGTIRMIDKLDFTHFAQHPKWLVGFSDITVLHTHIYANYGIQTIHGQMPVNIKDGSATSLETLRKSLFGEELNYEFNSHADNRPGEAKGELIGGNLSLLVAVSGSVSDYDYDGKILFIEDVGEYLYAIDRMLYHLKRAHKLKNLAGLVVGGFTDVKDNDIPFGQTVEQIIMSIVQEYTYPVCFDFPAGHIPDNRALIFGKKVSLSVNQHFTSIKPI; from the coding sequence ATGAGCATAAGCCCACCCTATTTAAAAAAAGGCGACAAAGTTGCCATTACCTGCCCGGCAAAAAAACTGCCTGCGCCAATGACCGACGCCATTGCCTTGCTTGAATCGTGGGGTTTAGAGGTTGTTATCGGCGAAACTGTTAGCGCTTCGTACCACCAATTTGCCGGCGACGATGATTTACGGGCCAGGGACATGCAACGTTTTTTGGACGACGACAGCATCAAAGCCATTATTGCCGCTCGTGGAGGCTATGGTACTATCCGCATGATTGACAAACTCGACTTTACACATTTTGCCCAGCATCCCAAATGGCTTGTCGGCTTTAGCGATATTACTGTTCTGCATACCCATATCTATGCCAATTACGGCATTCAGACCATCCACGGGCAAATGCCTGTCAATATTAAGGATGGTTCGGCAACATCGTTGGAGACCTTAAGAAAGAGCCTTTTTGGCGAGGAACTGAATTACGAATTTAACTCGCATGCTGATAACCGGCCGGGTGAGGCCAAAGGTGAATTAATTGGCGGAAACTTAAGTTTGCTGGTTGCGGTATCGGGTTCGGTATCCGATTATGATTATGACGGTAAAATTTTATTCATCGAGGATGTGGGTGAGTATTTGTATGCCATCGACCGGATGCTTTATCATCTAAAGCGTGCCCATAAACTTAAAAATCTGGCGGGTTTAGTAGTTGGTGGTTTCACCGATGTTAAAGATAACGATATCCCCTTCGGCCAAACGGTAGAACAAATCATCATGAGCATCGTTCAGGAATATACTTACCCGGTATGCTTCGATTTTCCCGCAGGGCACATCCCGGATAACCGGGCTTTAATATTCGGGAAAAAAGTCAGTTTATCTGTAAATCAACACTTCACCTCCATTAAACCCATATAA